In Onthophagus taurus isolate NC chromosome 6, IU_Otau_3.0, whole genome shotgun sequence, a genomic segment contains:
- the LOC111421369 gene encoding piggyBac transposable element-derived protein 4-like: MATSNFVRYGGPNYEETLMKWFNEAESDVSDVDDSSQHDMESEHDTASEFEVSEGSDDEVARRGEKVSNETAKSYYGKNRFKWSSQPLIQRSRTQKHNIVSHLPGLRGEGKSIGNSATPLQVWTCLLTNDILSEILKYTNIKLIEMRERYGRTNKPELQDLDMVELPAFFGLLYYSSIFKFNNEDLQSLFATDGTGRDIFRCIMSLQRVLVILACLRFDNIEDRQERKKEDATAAISWVFKRFVNNCQQQYSLGELTCIDEMLIGFRGHVQFRMYMPNKPNKYGIKVQILTDARTNYFYNGYIYSRKGSDGQMLSSEEHKFSIPTQSVLQLIAPIQNTNRNVTADNWFSSLEVVDELRKRGLTYVGTMRKNKREITQEFLADRKKPSGTALYGFTKNVTLVSYVPKKGKAVVLVSSMHNNSSVDKTTGKPEIIAFYNETKGGVDTLDKKYANYSTSRRTRRWPMAVFYAVLDIASVNSFVLYQSYPNYDNISRLQFIQTLSQQLVEDHLNRRLTNQRLPRELRLNIGRIVKKPISEQPSQANSDGKRKRCGICPRKNDKKTKNSCMYCKIAMCDD, translated from the coding sequence ATGGCTACTTCTAATTTTGTTCGTTATGGTGGTCCTAACTATGAAGAGACATTAATGAAATGGTTTAACGAAGCGGAGAGTGATGTTAGTGATGTGGATGATTCATCTCAACATGATATGGAAAGCGAACACGACACAGCTTCAGAATTTGAAGTTTCTGAAGGAAGTGATGATGAAGTGGCACGTAGAGGTGAGAAAGTATCAAATGAAACAGCAAAATCTTATTACGGAAAAAATCGCTTTAAGTGGTCATCACAACCTCTTATACAGAGATCTCGAACGCAAAAACATAACATAGTGTCGCATTTGCCCGGCCTGCGAGGCGAAGGAAAATCTATTGGAAATTCAGCAACGCCTTTACAAGTATGGACTTGTCTACTGACAAACGATATATTATCCGAAATTCTAAAGTACAcaaatataaaacttatagAAATGAGAGAAAGATACGGAAGAACCAATAAGCCCGAATTACAGGATTTGGATATGGTAGAACTTCCAGCTTTCTTTGGACTCTTGTACTACAGttccattttcaaatttaataatgaagaTTTGCAATCCCTCTTTGCAACAGATGGTACAGGACGGGACATATTCCGTTGTATAATGTCATTACAAAGGGTACTAGTTATTTTAGCTTGCTTACGTTTTGATAATATAGAAGATCGTCaggaaagaaaaaaggaagatgCCACTGCAGCGATATCGTGggtttttaaaagatttgtaaACAATTGTCAACAGCAATATTCCCTTGGGGAACTAACATGCATTGATGAAATGCTTATTGGTTTCCGGGGTCATGTTCAATTTAGGATGTACATGCCTAATAAGCCTAACAAATATGGCATCAAAGTTCAAATTCTAACTGATGCACgaaccaattatttttataatggtTATATCTATTCTAGAAAAGGCAGTGATGGGCAGATGTTGTCTAGTGAAGAACATAAGTTTTCAATACCTACTCAATCCGTGTTGCAGTTAATTGCTCCTATTCAAAATACAAACAGAAATGTAACTGCTGACAACTGGTTCAGCTCTTTAGAAGTTGTTGATGAGTTACGAAAGAGAGGACTTACCTACGTAGGAACAATGAGGAAAAACAAACGAGAAATAACTCAAGAGTTCTTAGCAGATCGTAAAAAACCATCAGGAACTGCTCTCTACGGTTTTACCAAAAATGTGACCCTCGTTTCCTACGTGCCTAAAAAAGGAAAAGCAGTTGTTCTGGTCTCTTCGATGCATAATAACAGTAGCGTCGACAAAACTACCGGTAAACCTGAAATAATAGCTTTTTACAATGAAACTAAAGGAGGGGTAGACACACTAGATAAAAAGTATGCAAATTACAGTACAAGTAGGCGAACCAGACGATGGCCCATGGCCGTATTTTATGCGGTATTAGATATTGCTTCCGTCAACTCTTTTGTACTGTATCAAAGCTATCCAAACTATGACAATATTTCAAGATTGCAATTTATACAAACACTTAGCCAACAGTTAGTAGAAGACCATTTAAATAGACGCTTGACAAATCAAAGGCTTCCTCGAGAATTGCGTTTGAATATTGGGAGAATAGTAAAAAAACCAATAAGTGAACAGCCTTCTCAAGCTAATTCGGATGGAAAAAGGAAAAGATGTGGAATTTGTCCCCGGAAGAACGACAAAAAAACTAAGAATAGTTGTATGTATTGTAAAATTGCGATGTGTGATGACTAG